The proteins below come from a single Nocardioides eburneiflavus genomic window:
- the dnaG gene encoding DNA primase, with protein MAGRIRDDDIAEVREKARIDDVVSEYVTLKRAGGGSLKGLCPFHDEKTPSFNVNPARQFFHCFGCGEGGDVISFLMKVDGLTFTESVERLAEKYGVQLRREDGDDEPVRPRGPARGRLIEAHKVAQVFYAEQLAGPDAVVARQFLHERGFDQAAALMFGVGFAPRDGEALTRHLRGRRFTDEESVAAGLVAHGRSHYDRFRGRLVWPIREANGDTIGFGARRIFDDDRIEAKYLNTSETAIYKKSQVLYGIDLARTAMKDSQQAVVVEGYTDVMACHLAGVTTAVASCGTAFGTDHARVLRRFLGDHGTTSGEVIFTFDGDSAGQKAAMKVLDSDQVFASQTYVAVAPEGMDPCDLRLKEGDEAVRELVASRQPLYRFALDNILTRHDLDRADGRVDALRDAAGLVASIRDKTKVETFSRELAHMVGVDLDQVREEVRRAASRPARTDERRPVRSAEPSQAPQPPRPALPSLSDPRFQIERELLKLIIQHPAGVGRTTAHVTGADFTHPTFQGVWEAVTAAGGPASGVDDAGWANRVRGAATDPAVIAAVTELGVEPVRGTSDPNPTFAVAYVYRLQELTTSRRIADVKARLQRTNPVDQALDYNRMFGELVMLEQHRRKLREGAVGPPGGQP; from the coding sequence GTGGCAGGCCGGATTCGCGACGACGACATCGCCGAGGTGCGCGAGAAGGCGCGGATCGACGACGTGGTCTCCGAGTACGTCACGCTCAAGCGCGCCGGCGGCGGCTCGCTGAAGGGCCTCTGTCCGTTCCACGACGAGAAGACGCCGTCGTTCAACGTCAACCCGGCCCGCCAGTTCTTCCACTGCTTCGGCTGCGGCGAGGGCGGGGACGTCATCTCGTTCCTGATGAAGGTGGACGGACTCACGTTCACCGAGTCGGTCGAGCGGCTCGCGGAGAAGTACGGCGTCCAGCTCCGACGCGAGGACGGCGACGACGAGCCCGTACGTCCCCGCGGGCCGGCTCGTGGCCGCCTGATCGAGGCCCACAAGGTCGCCCAGGTGTTCTACGCCGAGCAGCTTGCCGGCCCCGACGCGGTGGTCGCGCGCCAGTTCCTCCACGAGCGCGGATTCGACCAGGCCGCCGCCCTCATGTTCGGCGTGGGCTTCGCCCCGCGCGACGGGGAGGCGCTGACCCGCCACCTGCGCGGGCGCCGGTTCACCGACGAGGAGTCGGTCGCGGCCGGGCTCGTGGCGCACGGCCGCTCCCACTACGACCGCTTCCGCGGCCGGCTCGTGTGGCCGATCCGCGAGGCCAACGGCGACACCATCGGCTTCGGTGCCCGCCGGATCTTCGACGACGACCGGATCGAGGCCAAGTACCTCAACACCTCCGAGACCGCGATCTACAAGAAGAGCCAGGTGCTCTACGGCATCGACCTCGCGCGCACCGCGATGAAGGACAGCCAGCAGGCCGTCGTCGTCGAGGGCTACACCGACGTCATGGCCTGCCACCTCGCCGGGGTGACGACCGCCGTCGCGTCTTGCGGCACCGCCTTCGGCACCGACCACGCCCGCGTCCTGCGCCGCTTCCTCGGCGACCACGGCACGACCAGCGGCGAGGTCATCTTCACCTTCGACGGTGACTCCGCCGGCCAGAAGGCCGCGATGAAGGTCCTCGACAGCGACCAGGTCTTCGCGTCCCAGACCTATGTCGCCGTCGCGCCCGAGGGCATGGACCCGTGCGACCTGCGGCTCAAGGAGGGTGACGAGGCCGTGCGCGAGCTGGTCGCGAGCCGGCAACCCCTCTACCGCTTCGCCCTCGACAACATCCTCACCCGCCACGACCTCGACCGTGCCGACGGCCGCGTCGACGCGCTGCGCGACGCCGCCGGACTGGTGGCGAGCATCCGCGACAAGACGAAGGTCGAGACGTTCTCCCGCGAGCTCGCACACATGGTGGGCGTCGACCTCGACCAGGTCCGCGAGGAGGTACGCCGCGCCGCCAGCCGGCCGGCCCGGACCGACGAGCGGCGCCCCGTACGCTCCGCCGAGCCGTCGCAGGCGCCCCAGCCGCCGCGACCGGCCCTGCCGAGCCTGTCCGACCCGCGATTCCAGATCGAGCGCGAGCTGCTCAAGCTCATCATCCAGCACCCTGCGGGTGTGGGGCGCACGACCGCGCACGTGACCGGCGCCGACTTCACCCACCCCACGTTCCAGGGCGTGTGGGAGGCAGTGACGGCAGCGGGCGGGCCCGCCTCGGGCGTCGACGACGCCGGCTGGGCCAACCGGGTCCGCGGTGCTGCGACGGATCCGGCGGTGATCGCTGCGGTCACCGAGCTCGGCGTCGAGCCGGTCCGCGGCACCTCGGACCCCAACCCGACCTTTGCGGTGGCCTACGTCTACCGGCTCCAGGAGCTGACCACGTCGCGCCGCATCGCCGACGTCAAGGCGCGCCTCCAGCGCACCAACCCGGTCGACCAGGCGCTCGACTACAACCGCATGTTCGGCGAGCTCGTCATGCTCGAGCAGCACCGGCGCAAGCTGCGCGAGGGTGCAGTCGGACCACCAGGAGGACAGCCCTGA
- a CDS encoding site-specific integrase, producing the protein MSKTAAGTYEASANYVYFSGRVARLRARADSAQAARTALIRKLQELNGAEASDNELTPLTTVAELAAFWLREKEAQQVATNSLKAYRSTVNNQIVPVIGERRLRDCRTSTLDRVVKDRAALGFSPTMLRKVLHGMFAVAVRHDVIASNPVRDVARISKPRREIEYLDMDQIQDVRSLVAESTSSKRPGPRPTTDLMDAVDLILGTGCRIGEIGALIYSEIDLGATPPTLTVSGTIITETGEGTFRQPWTKSSAGYRTLLLPPFAVGILLRRQVENHANPHGAVFPTRRGSWRQISNWERMWNQVVDDTAYDWVTFHTFRRSVATLIDREVGIDAAQAQLGHEDSDITRDFYVHKAKVAPDLTVHLEKFRPVT; encoded by the coding sequence GTGTCCAAGACCGCCGCCGGCACCTATGAGGCCTCCGCTAACTATGTGTACTTCAGTGGCCGAGTGGCACGCCTCCGCGCCCGCGCTGATAGCGCCCAGGCTGCTCGCACCGCTCTCATCAGGAAGCTCCAAGAGCTCAACGGAGCCGAGGCCAGCGATAACGAGCTCACGCCGCTAACCACGGTGGCTGAACTCGCAGCCTTCTGGCTGCGAGAGAAGGAGGCGCAGCAGGTCGCTACGAACTCCCTTAAGGCGTACCGCAGCACGGTGAACAACCAGATCGTGCCCGTGATCGGCGAGCGACGGCTGCGCGATTGCAGGACGAGCACCCTTGACCGCGTCGTAAAAGATCGAGCCGCGCTTGGCTTCAGCCCCACGATGCTCCGCAAGGTCCTCCACGGGATGTTCGCCGTGGCCGTTCGGCACGACGTCATCGCCTCGAACCCGGTGCGGGACGTTGCGCGTATCTCGAAACCGCGACGCGAGATCGAGTACCTCGACATGGACCAGATCCAGGACGTTCGCAGCCTCGTCGCAGAGTCGACCAGCAGCAAGCGACCGGGCCCACGCCCGACCACCGATCTCATGGACGCTGTCGACCTCATCCTGGGCACCGGCTGTCGCATCGGCGAGATCGGCGCGCTTATCTACTCCGAGATCGATCTGGGAGCCACGCCTCCCACACTTACCGTGTCCGGAACCATCATCACCGAGACCGGTGAGGGCACCTTCCGGCAACCGTGGACCAAGTCCAGCGCCGGCTACCGCACTCTGCTTCTTCCACCGTTCGCCGTCGGGATCCTGCTACGGCGTCAGGTCGAGAACCACGCCAACCCGCACGGCGCCGTGTTCCCGACCCGCCGCGGAAGCTGGCGGCAGATCTCGAACTGGGAGCGGATGTGGAACCAGGTAGTCGACGACACCGCCTACGACTGGGTCACCTTCCACACCTTCCGCAGGTCAGTGGCCACCCTCATTGACCGTGAAGTGGGCATCGACGCTGCCCAGGCTCAACTTGGTCACGAAGACAGTGACATCACCCGCGACTTCTACGTTCACAAGGCCAAGGTGGCGCCCGATCTGACGGTCCATCTCGAGAAGTTCCGGCCCGTCACCTGA
- a CDS encoding helix-turn-helix transcriptional regulator has protein sequence MSIVTAGYDPLLTIDEVSEWLGIPRGTLYQWRTRKQGPRAIKVGGALRYRRTEVETYLDQHTDPRTA, from the coding sequence ATGTCGATCGTGACGGCGGGCTACGACCCACTCCTGACCATCGACGAGGTCTCAGAATGGCTCGGGATTCCCAGAGGCACGCTCTACCAGTGGCGCACCCGCAAGCAGGGCCCTCGGGCTATCAAGGTCGGCGGCGCTCTTCGCTACCGACGCACGGAGGTGGAGACCTACCTAGACCAACACACCGATCCGCGCACTGCCTAG
- a CDS encoding helix-turn-helix domain-containing protein, producing the protein MVSGIDPSELRAAREKAGLTQHELARLVGAAGGERISRWELGTSVPRPDFLVKLARALDIPTLRLVRLDGEIPDLRALRLQAGLTVPDLAAAVNVAVPTYYAWEQGRWARLPASRTLEELARAFGESVEVVAAAFKEAQRQRRRLGEI; encoded by the coding sequence ATGGTTTCCGGCATCGATCCTTCAGAACTGCGTGCGGCCCGCGAGAAGGCGGGTCTGACACAGCACGAGCTCGCGCGTCTCGTCGGTGCGGCCGGGGGAGAGCGCATTTCGCGCTGGGAGCTCGGCACGTCAGTGCCTCGGCCAGATTTCCTGGTCAAACTCGCGAGAGCCCTCGACATCCCCACGCTGAGGCTCGTTCGCCTCGACGGTGAGATTCCCGATCTCAGGGCGCTGCGTCTGCAGGCAGGGCTCACCGTGCCCGACCTGGCTGCGGCCGTGAACGTGGCTGTGCCGACGTACTACGCGTGGGAGCAGGGTCGCTGGGCACGACTCCCTGCCTCCAGGACGCTCGAAGAGCTCGCTCGGGCATTCGGGGAGTCCGTTGAAGTGGTCGCCGCTGCGTTCAAGGAAGCCCAGCGGCAGCGCCGCCGGCTTGGAGAGATCTAG
- a CDS encoding SAF domain-containing protein yields the protein MSLNTAQGAAGEAPPNNRPRLALNNSPRLKQRRRPWVFALCAALVAAGALGTAFAFTSVNDTQEVLVVSRDIKRGEPIEAGDLSVVRVSVDPALSPVAASKSAELEGSRAAVDLWAGTLLAEAAVTESLVPGEGESLVGISLTPAQMPSEPLYSGDAVRIVTTPGDQGEVTNEDPVTVEAVVVGVSRVPETGGTVVDVSVPEGDAADLAARAATGRVALVLDTRER from the coding sequence ATGTCGCTGAACACCGCACAAGGGGCCGCGGGCGAGGCGCCCCCCAACAACCGACCCAGGCTTGCTCTCAACAACAGTCCACGCCTTAAGCAGCGCCGCAGGCCGTGGGTGTTCGCACTTTGTGCAGCCCTTGTCGCCGCAGGCGCGCTGGGTACCGCGTTCGCCTTCACATCGGTCAACGACACCCAGGAGGTTCTCGTGGTCAGCCGTGACATCAAGCGCGGCGAGCCCATCGAGGCCGGGGACCTCTCGGTGGTGCGGGTGAGCGTCGACCCGGCGCTGAGCCCGGTCGCCGCGAGCAAGAGCGCCGAGCTTGAAGGCAGCCGCGCCGCCGTCGACCTGTGGGCCGGCACTCTCCTCGCCGAGGCGGCCGTCACCGAGAGTTTGGTGCCAGGGGAGGGGGAGTCCCTGGTGGGCATCAGCCTCACCCCTGCGCAGATGCCGTCCGAGCCGCTCTACTCCGGTGACGCCGTCCGGATCGTCACCACGCCCGGCGACCAAGGCGAGGTCACCAACGAGGACCCGGTCACGGTCGAGGCAGTCGTCGTGGGCGTTAGCCGCGTGCCGGAGACCGGCGGGACCGTTGTCGACGTCTCTGTCCCCGAAGGCGACGCCGCCGACCTGGCCGCCCGCGCCGCGACCGGGCGGGTGGCACTGGTCTTGGACACGCGGGAGCGCTGA
- a CDS encoding ParA family protein, with amino-acid sequence MALIVLASASGSPGVSTTALGLTLNWHRPVLLVDADPTGSSAVFAGYFHGTQEPTGGLINLALALREGTLAAALPRETLLLDPEAPAERAPWFLPGIRAHEQAPSLLPLWEPLAEQLRALDRNGQDVIVDAGRLGLAGWPQPVVAASDLTLLVTRSSLPALAGARSWAKMLRDQFAAAGGLSRLRLLLVDEDRRWPAMPTGVPRVRPYTPRHIAKALQISVAASVGWDPEAAEVYSHGARKPRKFESSDLVRSYRTAASLIHSVLTSHQAALAHPTSLTSGGRA; translated from the coding sequence ATGGCGCTGATCGTCCTCGCGTCCGCCAGCGGTTCGCCCGGCGTCTCCACTACGGCGCTGGGACTCACCCTCAACTGGCACCGTCCCGTGCTCCTGGTCGACGCCGACCCGACCGGGTCCTCCGCGGTCTTCGCCGGCTACTTCCACGGCACCCAGGAACCCACCGGCGGGCTGATCAATCTCGCCCTCGCGCTGCGCGAGGGGACACTGGCTGCCGCCCTTCCGCGCGAGACGCTGCTGCTGGATCCCGAGGCCCCGGCCGAGCGGGCGCCCTGGTTCCTGCCTGGCATTCGCGCCCACGAGCAGGCCCCGAGCCTGCTGCCGCTGTGGGAGCCGCTTGCCGAGCAGCTGCGCGCGCTGGACCGCAACGGCCAAGACGTCATCGTCGACGCCGGCCGGCTCGGTCTGGCGGGTTGGCCGCAGCCGGTTGTCGCTGCCTCCGACTTGACCCTGCTGGTCACCCGCAGCTCGCTGCCCGCGCTGGCCGGTGCCCGCTCGTGGGCCAAGATGCTGCGCGACCAGTTCGCCGCCGCCGGGGGCCTCTCGCGACTCCGCCTCCTTCTCGTCGACGAGGACCGCCGCTGGCCGGCGATGCCCACGGGCGTCCCGCGGGTGCGTCCCTACACGCCGCGCCACATCGCCAAGGCGCTCCAGATCTCCGTCGCAGCATCCGTGGGCTGGGATCCCGAGGCCGCGGAGGTCTACTCCCACGGCGCCCGCAAGCCCCGCAAGTTCGAGTCCTCCGACCTGGTGCGCAGCTACCGCACCGCAGCGTCCCTGATCCACTCCGTCCTCACCTCCCACCAGGCCGCCCTCGCCCACCCCACCTCACTTACGAGCGGAGGCCGCGCATGA
- a CDS encoding CpaF family protein, giving the protein MSTNGQPGAQDPEPLRADEWLAARHADQPGGTGQRSPFARGRGTNGNAPATQPPPPPGPGPTSEDHDPTSLPIFAGAWTSEDQLPGRTRSDFALRPLVASPDDQPHAIAATDYYDGVSVGEVELDWELIAQYRTEISSRLTARLDKEGGRVTDDDREQMGLDVIEEFLKSEAETLVSTGRPPWSRQQENALKAALKAALFGLGRLQPLVEREDVENVIVIARGPACAVWLELVDGTLVEAAPIADSEDELREFLADLGSRQNRPFTEARPHLDLRLPGGARLAAGSWVMAYTSVVIRRHGMREVSMDEMVYDRKACGAVLADFLAACVRAGKSIVVSGVQGSGKTTWVRALCSCIPPWEMIGTFETEFELHLHELVDRHKIVHAWEHRPGSGEVGIDGRQAGEFSLEEAIHHSFRFNLARQIVGEVRGPEVWNMLKAMESGPGSISTTHARSAEHTIEKLVSCAMEKGPQVTRELAISKLAAAIDIVMYLRSEVVPNGDGTFRKHRWVEEVLVVQPSIDAARGYATTPIFAPNQLGHAVATGKLDNFLAQELARHGFDLEAYKAESAAYEGANPGVAIS; this is encoded by the coding sequence ATGAGCACCAACGGACAGCCCGGAGCCCAGGACCCCGAGCCGCTCCGCGCCGACGAATGGCTCGCGGCGCGACACGCAGACCAGCCCGGCGGTACTGGGCAGCGCTCCCCGTTTGCCCGCGGCCGCGGCACCAACGGCAACGCGCCGGCCACGCAGCCACCGCCGCCGCCGGGGCCGGGGCCGACCAGCGAGGACCACGACCCGACGTCGCTGCCGATCTTCGCCGGCGCCTGGACCAGCGAGGATCAGCTGCCGGGTCGCACCCGCTCGGACTTCGCCCTCCGCCCGCTCGTCGCCAGCCCCGACGACCAGCCGCACGCGATCGCCGCCACCGACTACTACGACGGCGTCAGCGTGGGGGAGGTCGAGCTGGACTGGGAGCTCATCGCCCAGTACCGGACCGAGATCTCCTCCCGGCTGACCGCCCGGCTGGACAAGGAAGGCGGCCGGGTCACCGACGATGACCGCGAGCAGATGGGCCTCGACGTCATCGAGGAGTTCCTCAAGTCCGAGGCCGAGACTCTCGTCTCGACCGGCCGTCCGCCGTGGAGCCGCCAGCAGGAGAACGCCCTCAAGGCCGCGCTCAAGGCCGCGCTGTTCGGTCTGGGCCGGCTGCAGCCGCTGGTCGAGCGCGAGGACGTGGAGAACGTCATCGTCATCGCCCGCGGCCCGGCGTGCGCCGTGTGGCTGGAGCTCGTCGACGGCACTCTGGTCGAAGCAGCCCCGATCGCCGACTCCGAGGACGAGCTGCGCGAGTTCCTCGCCGACCTCGGCTCCCGGCAGAACCGGCCCTTCACCGAAGCGCGTCCGCACCTGGACCTGCGCCTGCCCGGCGGCGCCCGGCTCGCGGCCGGCTCCTGGGTGATGGCCTACACCTCGGTGGTGATCCGCCGGCACGGGATGCGCGAGGTGTCGATGGACGAGATGGTCTACGACCGCAAGGCGTGCGGCGCGGTCCTGGCCGACTTCCTCGCCGCCTGCGTCCGCGCCGGCAAGAGCATCGTCGTCTCCGGGGTCCAGGGCTCGGGCAAGACCACCTGGGTCCGCGCGCTGTGCTCGTGCATCCCGCCGTGGGAGATGATCGGCACCTTCGAGACCGAGTTCGAGCTGCACCTGCACGAGCTGGTCGACCGGCACAAGATCGTCCACGCCTGGGAGCACCGGCCCGGATCCGGCGAGGTCGGCATCGACGGCCGACAGGCCGGTGAGTTCAGCCTCGAGGAGGCCATCCACCACTCCTTCCGGTTCAACCTCGCCCGCCAGATCGTCGGCGAGGTCCGCGGCCCGGAGGTCTGGAACATGCTCAAGGCCATGGAGTCCGGCCCGGGCTCGATCAGCACCACCCACGCCCGCAGCGCCGAGCACACCATCGAGAAGCTCGTCTCCTGCGCCATGGAGAAGGGCCCGCAGGTCACCCGCGAGCTCGCGATCAGCAAGCTCGCCGCCGCCATCGACATCGTGATGTACCTGCGCTCCGAAGTCGTCCCCAACGGCGACGGCACCTTCCGCAAGCACCGCTGGGTCGAGGAGGTACTGGTCGTCCAGCCGAGCATCGACGCGGCCCGCGGGTATGCGACCACCCCGATCTTCGCCCCGAACCAGCTCGGCCACGCCGTCGCCACCGGCAAGCTCGACAACTTCCTCGCCCAGGAGCTCGCCCGCCACGGGTTCGACCTCGAGGCGTACAAGGCCGAATCCGCTGCCTACGAGGGGGCAAACCCGGGGGTGGCGATCTCATGA
- a CDS encoding type II secretion system F family protein gives MTAFLPAVSGALIVTGLIGMVYALIPAPPKPPRPARTVTPLGRAGGWFARLNPRTRMLVIGGAVAGLLVALLTGWVIAIVLVPAAIVGIPLLLTPPPAAASVEKLEALEEWTRSLSGKLTAGQSLRSALVKSLQSVPAPIEREVGLMVSRLWNNTATTEDVLRAFAEDLNDSTGDVVASQLILAASGRGQAGLAKALDALAETVAAEVRARRQIAADQAKPRTTARTVTVITLGVLGLLALTGDYIEPYGSPLGQVILAVLLSAYVAALLWMRRMAVAKPLPRFLDLQARNAHRAAHGEKQGALA, from the coding sequence ATGACCGCCTTCCTGCCCGCCGTCTCCGGGGCGCTCATCGTCACTGGCCTGATCGGCATGGTCTACGCGCTGATCCCCGCACCGCCGAAGCCGCCGCGGCCCGCCCGGACCGTCACCCCGTTGGGTCGGGCGGGTGGCTGGTTCGCCCGGCTCAACCCGCGCACCCGGATGCTGGTCATCGGCGGCGCTGTCGCCGGCCTCCTGGTGGCCCTGCTGACCGGCTGGGTGATCGCGATCGTGCTCGTCCCGGCCGCGATCGTGGGCATCCCGTTGCTGCTCACGCCCCCGCCGGCGGCCGCGAGCGTCGAGAAGCTCGAGGCGCTCGAGGAGTGGACCCGGTCGCTGTCCGGCAAGCTGACGGCCGGACAGTCGCTGCGCTCGGCTCTCGTCAAGTCGCTGCAGTCGGTGCCGGCGCCCATCGAGCGCGAGGTCGGGCTGATGGTCTCCCGGCTCTGGAACAACACCGCGACGACCGAGGACGTGCTGCGAGCCTTCGCCGAGGACCTCAACGACTCCACCGGCGACGTGGTGGCCAGCCAGTTGATCCTCGCCGCCAGCGGTCGCGGGCAGGCCGGCCTGGCCAAGGCGCTGGACGCCCTCGCCGAGACCGTCGCCGCCGAGGTGCGCGCCCGCCGCCAGATCGCCGCCGACCAGGCCAAGCCGCGCACCACCGCCCGCACGGTCACCGTGATCACCCTCGGCGTCCTGGGCCTGCTCGCCCTGACCGGCGACTACATCGAGCCGTACGGCAGCCCGCTCGGCCAGGTCATCCTCGCCGTCTTGCTGAGCGCCTACGTGGCCGCGCTGCTGTGGATGCGCCGGATGGCGGTCGCCAAGCCGCTCCCGCGCTTCCTCGACCTCCAGGCCCGCAACGCGCACCGAGCGGCGCACGGGGAGAAGCAAGGAGCACTCGCATGA
- a CDS encoding type II secretion system F family protein: protein MTGLQLALASATLLGLAVALLVWRLAPSDPDLTDALDRLSPGHVVPRRSAGPLGVEESTESGSLVDRVGVWAIKNLPGGAWAHTPRKDLAILQISETRFYGEKVVWALLGLAMPPLFAAFFALIGLPLPFAIHTFGSLGLGALFWFMPNYNATDDAKKARIEFSRALGAYIDMVATGVRDGSSGQQALRSAAEVGDTWVFKRIESELRRARYMTRAPWDSLHGLADDLGVPELDDLADIMQQSGQDGAQIYSNLRARAAALRSAMLSAELGKANAVSERMYIPASLLGIVFMAILVTPSMLRLAT from the coding sequence ATGACCGGCCTCCAGCTCGCGCTGGCCAGCGCCACCCTCCTTGGCCTCGCCGTTGCCCTGCTCGTGTGGCGCCTGGCCCCGTCCGACCCCGACCTCACCGACGCCCTGGACCGGCTCTCGCCCGGCCACGTCGTGCCCCGCCGCAGCGCCGGCCCGCTCGGCGTCGAGGAGAGCACCGAATCCGGCTCGCTCGTCGACCGGGTCGGCGTGTGGGCGATCAAGAACCTGCCCGGGGGAGCGTGGGCACACACGCCCCGCAAGGACCTGGCCATCCTCCAGATCAGCGAGACCAGGTTCTACGGCGAGAAGGTCGTCTGGGCGCTGCTCGGCCTGGCCATGCCGCCGCTGTTCGCGGCGTTCTTCGCGCTGATCGGGCTCCCGCTCCCGTTCGCGATCCACACCTTCGGGTCGCTCGGGCTCGGCGCACTGTTCTGGTTCATGCCCAACTACAACGCCACTGACGACGCCAAGAAGGCCCGCATCGAGTTCAGCCGCGCCCTGGGCGCCTACATCGACATGGTCGCCACCGGAGTCCGCGACGGCTCCAGCGGCCAGCAGGCGCTCCGTTCCGCGGCCGAGGTCGGCGACACCTGGGTGTTCAAACGGATCGAGAGCGAGCTGCGCCGCGCCCGCTACATGACCCGCGCCCCCTGGGACTCCCTGCACGGGCTCGCCGATGACCTCGGCGTCCCCGAGCTCGACGACCTCGCCGACATCATGCAGCAGTCCGGCCAGGACGGCGCCCAGATCTACAGCAACCTCCGCGCCCGCGCCGCCGCACTCCGCTCGGCGATGCTCAGCGCCGAACTCGGGAAGGCCAACGCCGTCTCCGAGCGCATGTACATCCCCGCCAGCCTGCTCGGCATCGTCTTCATGGCGATCCTCGTCACCCCGTCGATGCTCCGGCTCGCGACCTAA
- a CDS encoding TadE family protein: MFSSSRRRRRDERGSVALQMAFLMPALFAVMFLGVQGALYYHAREVALAAAQEGAREAGSENGTHESGVATANGFLQDAGGSDVMTSTSVSGTRTTTTATITVTGKSMSVIPGWHVTVRQSASVPVERLTE, from the coding sequence ATGTTCTCCAGCTCTCGCCGCCGACGCCGGGACGAGCGCGGCTCAGTGGCCCTCCAGATGGCCTTCCTGATGCCGGCGCTCTTCGCGGTGATGTTCCTCGGTGTCCAGGGCGCGCTGTACTACCACGCCCGCGAAGTAGCGCTCGCGGCCGCGCAGGAGGGCGCACGCGAGGCGGGCAGCGAGAACGGCACCCACGAGTCCGGAGTGGCGACCGCGAACGGCTTCCTCCAGGACGCCGGCGGATCCGACGTGATGACGTCGACCAGCGTCTCCGGGACACGGACCACGACAACGGCCACGATCACCGTCACCGGCAAGTCCATGAGCGTGATCCCAGGCTGGCACGTGACCGTCCGCCAGAGCGCCAGCGTCCCGGTCGAGAGGCTCACCGAATGA
- a CDS encoding TadE/TadG family type IV pilus assembly protein: MMGQSIWARAFNRIRDERGSVAIEAAIGVPAFGLFVAMIILGGRVEIAKQSVEAAAYEAARAASIERTRSEAIGAGRSSAASSLQDQDVNCTSTNITVNAAAFNAPIGDTAQVNVTVTCTVNLSDLSIPGVPGTRTITATASSPVDAYRERR, encoded by the coding sequence ATGATGGGGCAGAGCATCTGGGCACGCGCCTTCAACCGCATCCGGGACGAGCGCGGATCGGTGGCCATCGAGGCCGCGATCGGCGTCCCGGCGTTCGGGCTGTTCGTGGCGATGATCATCCTCGGCGGCCGCGTCGAGATCGCCAAGCAGTCCGTGGAAGCGGCCGCCTACGAGGCGGCACGGGCGGCCTCGATCGAGCGAACCCGGAGCGAGGCGATCGGCGCAGGCAGGTCCTCGGCCGCAAGCAGCCTGCAGGACCAGGACGTGAACTGCACCAGCACGAACATCACGGTCAACGCTGCGGCGTTCAACGCACCGATCGGGGACACCGCCCAGGTGAACGTCACGGTGACCTGCACCGTCAACCTGTCGGACCTGAGCATCCCCGGCGTACCCGGCACCCGCACGATCACCGCAACCGCGAGCAGCCCCGTCGACGCCTACCGGGAGCGCCGATGA
- a CDS encoding TadE/TadG family type IV pilus assembly protein — MMRHPAQKLLRRQRDERGAISVWFATASLVMIILVGMTVDVGGKVHAQQQARSAAAQAARTGAQEVQGSAVRGGDLHVDITAAKSAAQSYLNAAGVEGSVTVVNGDTLIVRTTDTYDSKFLGIIGLDSMRVTGEASARLIRAQGGTEQ; from the coding sequence ATGATGAGGCACCCGGCCCAGAAATTGTTGCGGCGACAGCGCGACGAGCGCGGCGCCATCAGCGTCTGGTTCGCCACCGCGTCATTGGTGATGATCATCCTGGTCGGGATGACCGTCGACGTCGGCGGCAAGGTGCACGCCCAACAGCAGGCCCGCAGTGCCGCGGCCCAGGCCGCCCGCACCGGAGCCCAGGAGGTCCAGGGCTCCGCGGTGCGCGGAGGGGACCTGCACGTCGACATCACCGCCGCCAAGTCCGCCGCGCAGAGCTACCTCAACGCCGCCGGCGTGGAGGGCAGCGTCACCGTCGTCAACGGCGACACCCTCATCGTGCGCACCACCGACACCTACGACAGCAAGTTCCTCGGGATCATCGGGCTCGACTCGATGAGGGTCACCGGGGAGGCGTCTGCACGGCTCATCCGCGCCCAAGGAGGCACCGAACAGTGA